In Dama dama isolate Ldn47 chromosome 10, ASM3311817v1, whole genome shotgun sequence, the sequence TGGGGCAGTGATGCCATCACACTTGAACCAACGTTTAAAAACCAAAATCAAGCAGATTTGAGGGGAAAATGACCCTTATTCTTTTTAGGCAAGTCCGTAAACCAGTTTTTCCCTTAAAAACATCAgatgctaatttttttcttttttagtttgcgGGAAGTGTAAGTGGTAATGAGAAagcttatttttaagtttaaaattttctgattaGCAACACCAACCAAGTCACAAAATGAAgatgttaaaaagtaaaaatcatcTCTAATCCCATCATCTAAATAAAACCACACTTTGGTATATTTTTTTTGGTCACAGCTATGTATACTTCGTCCCCCACCCCGGCTTGAATCATATTCTGAGAGTCATTTTTAATCCTGCCCTTTAACAAAAAAAGCTCTTCAGTACATCATAGGTGGTCTTCAAACCTAAATGTACTTGTGGCCTGAGCTAAGACGCTCCAAATCTTTGGAGACGTGGTCAGACCAGATCAGCAGAGCTGTCTGCACGCTGGCAGGGGACAGGGCCGCCCAGCCTTGACCGGTGTGGACAGCAGGAGTGCCCGGCCTGCAGCTCAGGGTGGGCACTGTCAGCCTTAACCCTAACCTCAGGATTAACCTCAGAGCTTAGGTAGGACAGCCCACAGCGCAGCAGGACCAGCGCCTCTTACTCTGGCAGCCTTATTTTCTGAGCTTTGGGACGAAAGGCATCAGAATGCTGTTGGTCAGGACAGGACTAAAGATGACAAAGAGCAAATGACTCAGCCAAACAGGGATGGTTCTATTGAAGCACTTAATCTGTGCTTGCTTAGCCATCTGCCTTTTGGGCGTCCCTGTGGTCCGTGAGGGGAATGGAGGAGTTTCTAGCAGCATCAAGAGCCCTGGGCTGCAAGGCTCTGAATGAGAAGCATCCTCCGGGGGCCCCGGACAGCCAGGTGGGGAGGCCCCAGGTCCCCTGAGTTACCTTGGGCTTGTTGCAGTGGGCGATCACTCGCAGGATCCTCCTCTTCAGATCTTCCAAGTTGGTCACACTCAACCTGTTGAGCAGAAGGCCAGACTCAGGCTCGGCACTTGGCCTTCCCCGCCAGCCTGAACCCAGCCGGGGTGGCCCGCACgctcacctgggaatcacgtccTTGCCCAGGACAAGGGACACGATGAAGGTCTTGGAGTATTCATAAAGGGatttgctgaaagaaaaaaaagctgctTCAGGAAGGAGGCTTCCAAGAAAAAGTGAGTTAACCGGCAAGCCAGGGAGAGATCAGTGTCCCCAGAACTCAGCTCTGTTCTCCATCCTCTAAAGGAGGAGAGAAATGAGACTGCAGTTAGAGCAACTTGCTGAGAAAGTCCTAGGTGTCAACACTGGGCAGATAAATAAGGTCCTTAACCCAGTGTGGTGTCGTTAACAGTCAGAGGAAGCCAGGGAAGGGTGGACGCGGACGCCTCCTATGGGCAGGAGTGGCGCTGTGTGTCAGCACCAGGGAAGGACGGGCTCTTAGTGAAACCGTGCTGAGATAATGCGCTTGCTGTGAGGGGAAGAAATGAAACTGAAGCATACTATGCACAAAACCACCAAATTAAacagatcacagacctaaatgtgaaAGGCCAGAGTAAAAGGCTTTTAAAAGATATGACAGGAGACTAGCTTTGCATCCTTAGGACAGAGATTTCTTAAATAAGAGAGACCCAGAAATCGTAAGAGAATGACAAATCagtgttaaaattaagaactgGTAAGCTGAAGACTTAAAAGTAAAAAGCCATCAAAGAGGGAGAGTGCATGTATAACACATGCTTGCAACTGATGAACAGCTGGGTGTGCTGAATAGGTCCACAGTGCAAAAATAAGATACAGAGAAACGGACAAAAGGAACTTCATGCGAGTGGAGACGATAAGTATACGGAAAGATGCAGCTTCATCGTGGAAATGTGAATTAAACAATGCAACACCACTGCCCACCCATCAGGCGGGGAAAAAGTTTACATCTGACCCTGCAAAGTGTTGGTAAGAATGTGGAGCGCAGTGCACCCTGGTGAGGGTGTGAACAGGAGCAGCCACTACCCAGAGCCGGCACAGCCCAGTGTCTGTCACCAGCAGAACAGACGGATGGTTTGTGATACACGATGAAATGTAATGAGCATTTACACAACATTTTACAGGCATCaaatatgtggaaaaaaaaggagaagtaaCAAAAAGTATAATTCCATTGTTCTAAATTTCAAAATCATGCAAATCCAAACTATATTATGTAGAGACATGGATACAGGTGCTAAAGCTGTTTTTTAAAGCAagggaaaggacttccctggtggtccaggggctgagactccacgctcccaacacaaggggcccaggttcaatccctggtcctcgaactagatcccacatgccacagctaggaCTCAGTGcggccagattaaaaaaaaaaaaaaacaaaaaaacaacatggAATAACAAGCACTGcccagaatgtggagaaaagggtatgACTGCATGATGCTTGTGAGCATATAAGTTggtgcagccgctatggaaaacagtatggaggtttctcaaaaaatgacccagcagttctacgtcaaggtatttatccaaagaaaacaaagacacttGAAAGATAACTGCACCCCCACGTTCACTGGAGCATTGTTTATAGTAGCTGAGACACGGAAACAACGGAATTATCCACTAATGGATGAATGCATAAAACaggtaaggtgtgtgtgtgtgtgtgcgtgtgtaaaacagaatactactcagccataaaaaacaatgaaatcctttatgtcgatgtatggcagaaaccaacgcaacaCTGTAGatcagttatccttcaattaaaaattaacaaaagcaaaaaatttcTGCTTTTGTTCACATCAACAGGCCTGTTACTGTAAGCAACTTTAGTGTGTATTTATAACCAGTAATGCTTATAATAAACATGTTCTACTTTGTCTTAACCTAAAAACTAAGAACAAAATCTTGCCACTTGTGGACACTGTGTTTGGACCTTGACAGTATGCtcagtgaaatgagtcagagagaggaagacaaatactgtgtgggCTCACTTAGATGTGGAAACTGGAAACACAAACCAAGCTCCCAGAGAGGGGACTGCTGGTTGTCAGAGGCCGAGAGGCACGGCAGAGGAGGGAGCTGAGAGGTGGGTGAAATAAAAGGTGCAAACTGCTGGTTATAAAGTAACCGAGTCCCTGGGAGGTAAGGCACAGCCCCTACAGTTAACAATACTATCCTGCATGTCTGAAAGCTGCTCAGAAAGTAAACCCTCAGTTCCCATCATAGGGAAGAAAAGGTTCTGTAACTATTTACGacgacagatgttaactagacttactgtgatcaGCTCACAATACATACAAACATCGAATCCTGTTGCACACCCGTAACTAATACTGTGTGTGCCAGTTCtggctcaatttaaaaaatgggtctCAGCATAGCATCATCCAGGAGATGAAAGCCGTGGTCCAAGACCCATGAAAGGCTGGCCCGTCTTTTTTCAACCAGGGATGCTTTGGCACAAACTTCTCCTGAGGATGAGAAACTGTTACTCAGTTGCAGATAAAGTGCCAGTGTATCGCTTGTAAGTGAAGGAGAACCAGTACCTGAGCAGCCCCCTGGGCGGGGAGAAGGCGTAGCACCTGACCTGCGGGTACGGGCGCTTGAGCATGAGGGCCAGCAGTGCCGCGGCGCCCGCGCCCAGGCTGTGCCCGACGACGACCAGCCGGTACTCCTGGGGGCGAGAGCAGAGTGGGTGACGGCCGAGGGAGCAGGCGGCTGACGGCAGAGGCGGCGAAAACACGAGAACTAGAGTCTCACCGGCGCGATGCTGAACGCTTGGCTCAGAATCCCGTCATTGACGAGTCGGCGGTAGACGTATCTGGCGGCCTGAGAAATGCCCTGCAGGTGCAGACACAGGGAGCTGTTGGTTGTCGGGCGCGGCAGGACTACACGGGCCCCCCCCGTGACTCTGTCCTCCTGGACAGGGCGGCCACCCTGGGACCAGCGGCCTCATCGACTGCCCACTGCTGCGTTCCCAGCAGCTGGTGCGGAGCCCGGCGCAAAGCAGGGGCTCAAGGGGCATTTCCATCAACCAAGAGGAGACCTCAGGAACAGCATTCCGTGCCGGTGGATGTCTCTATGGCTTTTCCCGGAGCCGCGCACATTTTGCTGTATGGACGTCCCACAATTTACTTTTGTCAAGTTCCCAGGGTTGGTCAGGTTTAGATTATAAACGACTGATCTTTTAAGATGATGTTAAAACAAAATTCTGAAATCACACACAGTGACGAAGCAGCCACCGTTCCGGCAAAAGCCACACTGAAACCATCGGAAGGGAGTTCTAGGAAGGTCAGTCTTTCATTTCCAAAAATAAAGCACAACTTCCTAACAAAAACAGCTGTCCATGAAACAGACTTCTTGAAAATTGAGTAGTTCCAATTGAGGAGGGACAACCTTGTAAACCAGAACAGTTTTCGGGACGCTTCCTACGTGACAGTAGAGGACAGGCCTGTCCTCCAGCCCCGGCAGCCTGACCCCCGCCAGGATGAAGCGGGGGAGATTCCACCCGAGATGGGACTCTTCTGCTGGGCCTCAAGCTACTGCACACTCCCGAGCCCGTGACTCTATAGCCCTGTGAGCACAACGCAGACTGCAGCATCACCTGTGAGAAGCCAGGAGGCCTGGGCCACCGGCCAGATCTCCCTTTACTCCCCCGCCTACCACGCGGTGCTATCGACTTCCGCCAGCTAGGCACCCACCAGCTGTCTGTCCCGGGTAGCCAGAGTCATGTGGCATCTGGACCAACTTGGCTGGCGGGAGGTCTCCCTGGCACAGGCGTTACGGGTGACACGCCAAGAGGGTGTTCTGCCACAAAGCCTGGACAGTGTCAGAGCCAGAACTCTCGCCCAGGCCAAGAGCAGGGAACAGGTCTCACCCTCAGCCCCTGAGCAGCTGTCCTCCCAGCTGGAGGGCAGGAGCTGTCGCTGGATGAAAAGGTGGAGGCGGCGGCCTCGGCTGAGAGCCAGTCAGGCCTGCAGCGCTGCAGCACGAAACCTGGGTCTGCAGCTCAAACTCTTCTAAGAACAGAGCCGAGACACCAAGCCCGCCAGCCTCTGAGGGTAGCTGGCTAGTTGATAGGTCTCTATAATAAATCttacatttcttattttccttcacGCACATCTAGTAATAATTAAACTGGATTTTCCTGTGAAATTCAGGGCCAAAGAGACAACTAAGGGTTAAAGGAAAAGGATTCACATTCCCAGGATTGGCAAGCTCCTAACTGGTGGCAGAACGAAATCCAAAAGCCTCCTCCGCCCTGGATCTTCCcgggcacacacacaaaaagaaaccccaaaacAACAgtaagaacaacaacagaaaaccctGGAAGGAAAAAAGCTGCCCAGACAGGACACTGGGGTTCAACTACCAGTAGCCGCACTCTGGCAATAACATGTACTTTGATAAAAATTACgcattctatttaaaaaatgactacTACAGGAGCAATGTATTTTGGTTAAAAATCACCATGAATGTAGAGAACAGCACAGGCCCAGCGCCCTCCACCCCGATTCCTCAGGGGTGACCGTTAGGGAACATTCCGGACGTCCCTCCATCTGCAGCCTCGTCAGtcatcaggaaaaagaaaagtgaaaccgCGGTGACACCACCTCACCCCCGACGAGGGCGGCTCCGTCAGAAAAGTCTcggtgaggatgtggggaaatggGAGCCACATGGTTTGCTGGCGGGGATGTGACATGGTGCAGCTGTGCTGGACGACAGCGTGGGGGTTCCTCCAAACCTTCCACGGAGAAACAGCAGGAGACCCAGCCACCCGGCTTCCGGGTAGATCCCCCGGAACTGCAGGGACTCAGGCCGTTATGTGCACACGTGTTCACAGCCGTGTTCCTCACGGCAGCCAGAGGGAACTCCGACACGCCACCGCCTGAGTGAAGCTTGAGGACTCTATGCTCAGTGCAGTAAGACGGTCACGGAAGGACAGATATGACTCCACTTACGTGAGGAACGTAAAGCAAGCAAATTCGCAGACAGTAAAATGGGGGTTCCCAGGGGCTGGCGgctcccacggccccaccccgcctcccccccATAGAGCACTGTCACAGTGAGACAAGAACTTGGAATTGTGGCATCGCAAACTGTGGAAGGACCTGCAGGACGTGCTGAGAGTGTGAGGGGGTCTTCCTctcaggaggggctgggggtccTGCCTCTCAGAAGGGGCTGCAGGGGGTCTTCCTCTCAGGAGGGGCTGTGGGGGGGTCTGCCTGCACTGACGCTTTCTTTACCGTGAGAAAGGCCTGCCTTAGTTACGGCAAGAGAAGCACTGAGATGCCCACTCTGACACTTATTCCAGTAAGTGTGTGGCTGCTGGCAAGTTACTCAGTCGCTGTGAACCTGCTTCTTTCtcttaaaaatcaaaaggaaCCCCCCAGGGCTTCGGGGGGGTCGTGCCGGATGGCACTGGGCATCAGCAGCCTTCGCCACACAGAAGCGTTCAGAGAGACCTGGAGGGGAAGCTGCCCCAACCCCTGGGAGCCCTGATGGAATGTTCCAGGACTCACGCCCCGACTCACCTTATGTGCCCAGCAGTCCTGCACCTCACACTCCAGGTTGAGGGGCTCGCTCTCCGCAGACAGGTCTGTGAGGATGTCCTGAAACAGCGTGTGGGGAGAGGCCGTTGGCGCGGTGAGACGGGGGCAGGGGCCAGGACACGCCTGAGGGACCCACGGGTAGTCGAGCCTGGACACTGGAGGGGGAACACGGTTGGGCCTGAGGGCGCCCAGAGAGGGGTGACTTTCGACTGCATGACTTCACTTACGATTCTTTCCAGCTTTGGGTGCAGAAAAAAGGGGAGGGTCACCCGGGTTAGGGGCCCGGGGAGTCAAGCGGGCACTCCCCTGGGAGCTGCGGGTCCCACCTGCTGGTGTTAACTCTCCAGCACTTCTCAGTGAGAAGGAAAAGGCTTCACCTGCTTTTCCAAAGGGCCCACCTCACACCCTGGGCCCGCCTCCCTGGGGCGGGTGCTGTCACAGAGGCCTCCCATCTGATCCCGGGAAGCTGGGTGTCCCGGCTCTGGGCCCTGAGCATCCCCTCGCTCCGAAGCGGGCCCCGTACCTGCAGAGACATGGTCCCTCTGACGGCCACCACCACCGACTCCTTCCTGTGGTCCAGGGCCACCAAGAAGGGGAGCTCGTACACCTGGGCGCGGAGAGGACGGGCGTCAGCACAGGTGCCCTCGTCCGCCTGGCACCCGGTCCTCCGCTGGTGCGGGGGCCGGGGAGACACCCGCAGGCGGTCGGCGCTGTGGACACCAGGGGACAGTGCCTGTGCCTGGGGAACGGGCGTGCGTCGCAGCCAGCGCAACCTCACCTCCCCGGATCCCCCAGAGAGGGACTCTACATGTTGGCGGTGTGGGGGCGTCTTAAAAGAGCCCCCAGAGCATACATGAGCCTTCTGCACCAAGCTGAACCAAGCCTCACAGGGGACTTGAAAACACGCTCCCGGGCGCTCATCTCAGTAGCATGGTGTGAGATGCTCCCACACCGCAGGTGAGTCTCCAGTGCAGGTGTGTGGGAGCCCACGGGCTCAAGCGCAGTACACGGGGTCCCCCAAACTGTGTGCTGCAATTGTGGGGGCTCCTCCTGAGCCGGGCTCCCGCAGCATGGCTGCGGCCTGGGCTCCAGAGATGGGAGAGCTCTCCAGGAGATTCTCCTGAATGGCAGGCATGAGCCGCTGTGCTCCCCGAGgttctgggctccctgtgctgctGCGGACCACCCAGGGGGCCGCGAAGCTGCACAGGACAGCCCTGGCACCAGGCAGACCGGCTGCTATGAGTTCACCAACCTGCCCGGCGACTCTGAGACCCTCCCGAGTGGGAGGCCCGCCGTCCGGCATGAACTGCACGGAGCCAGACCCAGAGCCATGAGTGATTAGCCCCCGGCACCTGTGTGGGGCTCCTGCCAAGTGCAGCTCACAGTTCTTCAGCAGAACCTGTCTGCCCCATCTCACGCTGACCCTGGGTGGGCGTTGCGGGCGCCCGGGAACCCGCCGAAGCAGCACACAGGATTTGGGGGTGAGCGTGTGTCCGTGTCTCCGCACATTTTCCCAGGGGACTCGTGTGTGACCTCCCCCAGAACCTCAGAGGACCCAGGGGAAGGCGCAGCCCACTGTACCTTGTCGTGGAAGCTGACGTGGATGAAGTCCCGGTGCTGCAGCCCCGTCGTCTGCAGGATGGAGCTGAAGTGGCAGTTGAGCTGATCGCCTCCGACCAGGTCATAGTCGGTGGTCCTGCGTCTGCAGCTGGAATGGGGCAGAGGTGTCGCGGGTGCGCCCGGGAGACCCAGCCTGCCTGCCCAATCCCCCGGCAAACACGAGGATTCCGCGGACAGTATTCACGCGCCATCCGGCTAACCTCTAATGGCTTTTTGAAgacacttattcatttattttgctgcacTGGGCCTTATCTGTGTCGTGAGGGATCTTTCGCTGGGGCATAgcgactctctagttgtggtgccagGGCctggttgctccacagcacgagggatctagttccctgaccagggattgaacttgcgtcccatgcattgcaaggcagattctcaacccctggaccagcagggaagtccctctgatgGCCTTCAAGTGATACTTCTTGTGTATGCTTCTTAGTAGAGTCTGGAATCACAGTAATACTTCCCGTGTTCAAAAAATAAACCAACAAGGATGGGAAGAGACCCTAACCTCACCAAGAATGGACAATCGGGCATCATTGCCTGATACGAGGTACTGAGAAGGATACATGCTCCACATGGAGCATTCCTGCCAAAAAAGTGTAACCTGAACCATTCGTGAAGAAACCATGAGACAAAGGCAGAGTGAACACCGTCTTACGATACACGAGACTGTCCTTTTCAGAACGTCAGTATCATGAAAGATACAAAAAATGCCTGAGGAGCTGTTCCAAACTGGAGGAGACTAAGGAGGCATGACAACTAAGTGCAACACACGATCTTGGAtggaaagaaaatgtggtacagaGGGTGTTACTGGGACAATTAGAAAAACTGCAATAGCTGATGATAAATTTCCTGAATTTTACACTTGTcctgtaatttatgtcagagagaccTTGTTCTTAAGAAACACAAGCTGAAgtaatggggtgggggggggggcgggcatgAGGTCCAGAACTCAGTCTCTGATGGTTTTTcctgggggggggaggtgggggcgcaTATATTTATGGAGAGACAGTCACAGTGCCCGGGACAAGAGTGAGCTGCAACTGGTGGCTCCAGATATAGGATGCGGGAGTCATCAGTACTGCGCATGCAgttctgaaatatttcaaaacaggAAGAAGCTTCTAGAAAAGGGGAATGTGGTTAtctttagaaaataaagtctggacACCACAGCAAGCGACCTCGGCAGGGAGGATGGAGGTCTCAGACGACCTACCAGTCCCCGCCGACCCGGCAGAGCCCCGTGAAGGGGTTCCTGTAGATGTAGAGGGGCCACCCGTAGGCAGCGGCTGCGAACTGCATGTAGTGGTGGCAGTTCTCCAACTCTGCATCCAGATCGGCCTCCTGTGGGGCAGAAGAACAGCTTCCTGTTAGGGGAACCCGTTACGGAGAGGATCAACACACTGTCGTCTTTCGGTTCTCATCTTGCGTCGGAGCGGAGCTggtttacactgttgtgttagtttcaggcgtacggcaaagtgattcagttacacaggCACACGTGCCTCCTCTTTCTCAGGTTCCTTCCCCACATAGGATGTCACAGGACATTGAGGAgcgctccctgtgctacacggtAGGCCTTGCTGACCatctatttgatctctggtagaACGTGCTATGATCTTAAACCTGAACTCAAGTTCTtgattcttccctttctttcttcagggAATAGACCTCTTGGAGGACTTCTACTGGAAAAACTGATCCTTGAATACGAACAGACAGAACCCCCtcatttttttggctgtggtatgtgggatcctagttccctgactaggatcgaacccatggcccctgcagtgggagcagagGGTTTTAACTGCTGGACCGCCAGGGGAAGTCCAGACCCCTCATTTAGAAGAATGTACAAGTTAGCAGCAAAAATCCCTAGTGACTTTGCAACTCTGGTGAAATAAGCCTGTGACTTCCTGCTGGATGCACGTGCAGACACCACGTGTAGCAACAGGGGCTGCTGGGAACCAGGGGCTTGAATGAGCAGCTGAGACAGACAAATGATCCTTGGgcaattttctctttcaaaagcACAGAAATCTGTGGCAGGAAAGCAACCATCAAACAAAGCTGAACTGCTCCCCAGGCTCAGAGAAAAGAGTGCATGCACTCTGGGAGAACCTGGTCCCATCCCAGAAGGAAGTTTTGATGTGCAGACAACAGCCAATTTCCTAAAAGAGAATGCCTGgggggaaaagaaacaaatgacaggTGGTAAACTGGCCGGGAGTCGGCTCCCCCACTTGAAGGCCAGGGGACGTGGAGGGGCCTCGCCACTGGCGCCAAACCACAACGGGCAAATCGACACATCAAGATGCCAATCAACTAttcctgaaacttttttttttttaatttacaaataggtATAAATGTCAAAAGGGTACAACCCAGCAGAAACGTGGGCTTACCTGGAAGGACCCGGGGGAGTGGGTGACGACCTCGGTGGGCTCCGAGGAGCTCCGGGCGTGGTCCTGCTGCtgatggaggagggcaaggccagCCGCGATGTCACTGGGCACCAGGTCCGTGTCCTGGGTGGGGAACCACTGCAGCTCACCACCCGCCCGGCAGCAACGAGCAACGAGTCCCCGAGAGCCCAGCTTACGCAActcgcatgcacacacatacacagtcacaAGTGAATAGGTGTTTTTGAAACTACTTCCCTTTTAGGATGCCTGCATGTGAACCTCATGTTTCTTACTCTCCTGCCCTCAGACGAAACCACTCGAGAACATAATCACATTATTGATTCCTACTCAGATTTCACTTAAGTGACAGCTGTTTTTAACCTACGACACATGCCCATAAAGCGGGCAAATGTGCCCTGTTTGTAGTAACATACGATGCTAGTCCCGTTTAACCCTGGCTGCTCGAGATGCTGAGAAGGTCTTGCTGAGAGGGCCCACGGCAGAGGCTGACGAGCCTGGGCCCACAGTCGCCGGGCAGGGCCAGCCTAAAAAGACCCCagactgggaaggcccagagtcAGTCTGCGGAGCCTGATCTGAGCCTCTCCTCCAGGCGGTGACTGGGagccccccacctgcccccctTCACCCCCAGAGGACTCGCCCTCGGGAGCTACGTTCTGTCGACAGGGAGATGGGCTCGGGACGCGCAGAACTCATCTGCCCCAAAGAAGCATTCGCGTAACAGGAGGAGGAGACCAGAGCAGACCCCGGTGGCTTACTGAAAAGTAGGTTGAGAAAAGTTCTGCCGTACTCGAAAAGGCGACGCGAGTGTGGTCGTCCCGGCCGACGCAGCAGCACAGCAGCCTGACTCGCGTCTCCCACACGCCGGTCGCCGCCGTCCTGAGGCCGCTCAGCAGCTGGCTGGACTCATGGCCGTCCaggggctgggggcccagggggGTGCCCGGGGCCGCCTTGCCCCCCAGCGGGTCGAAGACGATGAGGATGGTGAGCACAGTGGAGACGATGATGAGCCAGCTGCAGGGCGGTGGGGAGGCGGGCTGAGACCCGGGTCCTGCATCTCCTCCGGGGCGCCCTCCCGGGAGGCACCTCCTGTCTTGGGGAAGCTGGGGCTCCAACTACCGAGGAAGATGGGGAGCTGGCTGGGGCAGGCAACTTGGTTCCTCCAGAAAGTTCCTTATGAGCCCACAGCCAACCAAGGCCTGGTGAAGAATGGAGCCCCCAGAGccacaaaaggaaaagggggctgCGTGGTGGACAGAGCCACGGCCGGGCCCAGAAGCCCCTGCCCTTGACCCTTGACCGGGGTTTGCcccccagggccctggggctCCACTCGGCAAAACCAGAGGGAGCTTCCTGCGCTCGGGCCACGCTCCAACGGCTTTCATCCACACCGCacccagtcgcttcagtcgtgtccaactctttgggaccccatggatggcagccccccaggctcctctgtccgtgggattctccaggcaagcatactggagtgggttgccatttcctcctccaggggatcttcccgacccagggatcgaaccggtgtctccCGAGTCTCctacataggcaggcagattctttaccactagcgccacctgggaagccctctcatcCATACATTTCACTACGTTCAGGCTGCCCAGATGCACAGGGCGCTGTGGGTGCCCGAGCGTGTGTGCTCGGAAGGAAGGTGACCCGGGAAGGGCCGCCGCGGCCTCAGCTGCAGGACTCGGGAGTGCGGCGGGAGCCCGCAGGGCAGGACTAGCTCATCCGTATGACGTTtagctggaaaaggcaaatgCCTTACGCCAGCAGATCGTGCTCTGCTGCCGGTCCTCACACCCTGCTCTTCTCGTCCCACTTGTAGTTTTTGCCCTGCTTTGGTCTTCGGGCTTCTTCCCTCTTGTGAGGGGCCAGAGGACatgcagaaaaataggagctggTAAGGAAGGGAACTAAAGCCGGAGGTGCGTGCTGGGCCGTGAACCGTTCCTCACACGCGTCTATCTACTTCAGGAAGCCTGCACGCCAGCAGGCCACCTGCAGGGACCCCACCTGGAGAGCACCTCAGACGAGAGCCCGCAGGAGGAGACGGGACCTCACCTGACCACGACGGTCGCGATGATGCCGTTGCCCACAGTCCGGTCACACTGAACGCCATCCGCGATCCAGGCGGCCCCCAGGGACGCCCAGACCATCTCTGGCAGGAAGAGCGCCAGGCGTACGTAGAGCAGCTTGGACATGGACTTCCGCGGCCCCGGATTACAGATGGTCCCTGCAACAGAGCACGTCCACGCTGGACACTGGCCTCCGCCGGGATGAGGCGGCTCCTTTCGGCAGAAACACAGCGGCCGCAGCACAGATCTGGGCTGGCTGCTCCCCCGCCAGTGGCGTTTCTACCTGTAACCGGGAACCACTGCCCGTCTCTCAGAGTGAGAGGCAAAGCGAGGGATGGGAGGAGGCGTGACAAAAGCCTCAGAATTATTTCTTAGGCTCACTGGGGCTTAAAAACACttctggggggacttccctggtgtccagtggttaagaaccctccTTCCAAtaccagggacacaggttcgatccctggtcagggaactaagatcccacatgcccaggagcaagtaagcccacacaccgcaagaAAAGAGCCTGCTttcagcaaccaagacccaacgcagccaaaaataaataaatattaaaaaaaaaattcatttctgggttttctaacTACACTGACCATGAAATCATCATCCACATTGGGATATTTCTGAGAGCAAAAGGAGGCTCTATTAATAATTATGCCAGGACAGTCGACGTAAAACAGAGCCGTCACAGGCAA encodes:
- the DAGLB gene encoding diacylglycerol lipase-beta isoform X2, with the translated sequence MPGMVLFGRRWAIASDDLVFPGVFELLVRVLWWVGILMLYLMHRGKLDCPGGGLLSSYLIVLLVLLAVIIGTVSAIVCVSMKGTICNPGPRKSMSKLLYVRLALFLPEMVWASLGAAWIADGVQCDRTVGNGIIATVVVRTRTWCPVTSRLALPSSISSRTTPGAPRSPPRSSPTPPGPSSCRRRTTDYDLVGGDQLNCHFSSILQTTGLQHRDFIHVSFHDKVYELPFLVALDHRKESVVVAVRGTMSLQDILTDLSAESEPLNLECEVQDCWAHKGISQAARYVYRRLVNDGILSQAFSIAPEYRLVVVGHSLGAGAAALLALMLKRPYPQVRCYAFSPPRGLLSKSLYEYSKTFIVSLVLGKDVIPRLSVTNLEDLKRRILRVIAHCNKPKYKILLRGCWYELFGGSPEDLPTELDGGDLTQPLLGEHSLLAHGSPAYSFSGESPLESPTRYPPLYPPGRIIHLEEEGASGRCSCYPAARYTVRWSHESEFSKILIGPKMLTDHMPDILMRVLDHVVSDRAACISCPARGGSSVDLA
- the DAGLB gene encoding diacylglycerol lipase-beta isoform X1, translating into MPGMVLFGRRWAIASDDLVFPGVFELLVRVLWWVGILMLYLMHRGKLDCPGGGLLSSYLIVLLVLLAVIIGTVSAIVCVSMKGTICNPGPRKSMSKLLYVRLALFLPEMVWASLGAAWIADGVQCDRTVGNGIIATVVVSWLIIVSTVLTILIVFDPLGGKAAPGTPLGPQPLDGHESSQLLSGLRTAATGVWETRVRLLCCCVGRDDHTRVAFSSTAELFSTYFSDTDLVPSDIAAGLALLHQQQDHARSSSEPTEVVTHSPGSFQEADLDAELENCHHYMQFAAAAYGWPLYIYRNPFTGLCRVGGDCCRRRTTDYDLVGGDQLNCHFSSILQTTGLQHRDFIHVSFHDKVYELPFLVALDHRKESVVVAVRGTMSLQDILTDLSAESEPLNLECEVQDCWAHKGISQAARYVYRRLVNDGILSQAFSIAPEYRLVVVGHSLGAGAAALLALMLKRPYPQVRCYAFSPPRGLLSKSLYEYSKTFIVSLVLGKDVIPRLSVTNLEDLKRRILRVIAHCNKPKYKILLRGCWYELFGGSPEDLPTELDGGDLTQPLLGEHSLLAHGSPAYSFSGESPLESPTRYPPLYPPGRIIHLEEEGASGRCSCYPAARYTVRWSHESEFSKILIGPKMLTDHMPDILMRVLDHVVSDRAACISCPARGGSSVDLA